One Acropora palmata chromosome 2, jaAcrPala1.3, whole genome shotgun sequence genomic window carries:
- the LOC141873635 gene encoding uncharacterized protein LOC141873635: MANQDKVDLFDAFGSSDAFKKVFEKLLNQAEPTVALLALGGLFRIEGEVGRGQFSFNKERIRSFLRRWRNDNDSGYERITKKVLTELTIFKIHEVPLFIDDYGKKNLLSNYDETVEVVIHLDQTIYHVTHFEEAMSIANSMELRASDNKNIMSGCWFGLESPESVYGSRAFKTTLSKLGVGGLRQGEIVFYKQEVNVILYADNEGDSDGVKKPTDKDAWRYHKNPHMYVKVSIFVPKRFLPKPDDFNEVIRGPFRVKHDPFCVRAKRTQKPCFELFYEDVMEIVRCNEDPVTIIAKINSRSGVTREKTTRAVVNLFLELCLPDSSLSEEDQSNNLKMGTTRLLPVISEYVGVFGNRSDVLRAIEAWTNP; encoded by the exons ATGGCCAACCAAGACAAAGTGGACTTGTTTGATGCCTTTGGGAGCTCTGATGCTTTCAAGAAAGTATTTGAAAAACTGCTAAACCAAGCAGAACCTACAGTGGCTCTCCTTGCCTTGGGAGGTCTTTTCCGCATTGAAGGCGAAGTAGGAAGAGGGCAGTTTTCCTTCAATAAGGAAAGGATTCGAAGCTTTCTGCGAAGATGGCGGAATGACAATGACTCAGGTTATGAAAGGATAACCAAAAAGGTTCTGACAGAACTCACCATCTTCAAAATTCATGAGGTTCCGCTGTTCATCGATGATTACGGAAAGAAGAATCTATTAAGCAACTATGACGAAACCGTGGAAGTGGTTATTCATTTAGACCAGACGATTTATCACGTCACACATTTTGAGGAAGCCATGAGCATCGCAAACAGTATGGAGCTGAGAGCAAGTGATAACAAGAATATTATGAGTGGATGTTGGTTTGGTCTTGAGAGTCCGGAGAGCGTGTATGGCAGCAGAGCTTTCAAAACCACGCTTTCTAAGCTAGGAGTTGGTGGCTTGCGTCAAGGCGAGATTGTGTTTTACAAACAGGAAGTGAATGTGATCCTTTACGCTGATAACGAGGGCGACTCAGACGGGGTGAAAAAACCTACTGATAAAGACGCGTGGAGATATCATAAGAACCCTCACATGTATGTAAAGGTATCCATTTTTGTACCGAAACGATTCCTGCCAAAACCTGATGACTTCAATGAAGTTATACGCGGTCCTTTCAGAGTTAAACACGACCCTTTTTGTGTTAGAGCGAAGCGGACACAAAAGCCTTGCTTTGAAT TGTTTTATGAAGATGTTATGGAAATTGTAAGATGCAATGAGGATCCTGTCACAATTATTGCAAAGATAAATTCACG GTCCGGAGTAACACGTGAGAAAACAACTAGAGCTGTTGTCAACCTTTTTTTGGAACTATGTCTTCCTGACTCTTCTTTATCGGAAGAAGATCAATCCAACAACCTAAAGATG GGGACCACACGTCTACTGCCTGTCATTTCCGAATACGTGGGAGTTTTTGGGAATCGAAGTGACGTACTCCGAGCAATTGAG